The proteins below are encoded in one region of Odocoileus virginianus isolate 20LAN1187 ecotype Illinois chromosome 34, Ovbor_1.2, whole genome shotgun sequence:
- the IL22RA2 gene encoding interleukin-22 receptor subunit alpha-2, with product MTPKCCFLGFLFSVLLPGVVETQPANESLKPQRVHFQSRNFHNILHWKPGQACLGNNSVYFVQYKMYGERQWRNKENCWGIQEFFCDLTNETSDIWEPYYGRVRTTLAGIHSGWTMTQRFTPWWETKIDPPVMSITQVNGSLLVNLHAPNLPYRDQKGENVSMEYYELVYRVFVINNSLEKEQKVYEGAHRVVEIKVLSPHTGYCVVAEIYQPMLGRKSQRSRERCVESP from the exons ATGACGCCGAAATGCTGCTTTCTAGGCTTCCTCTTCAGTGTCCTCCTGCCTGGAGTGGTAG AAACTCAGCCAGCCAACGAGTCTCTGAAACCTCAACGAGTCCATTTTCAATCCCGAAATTTTCACAACATTTTGCACTGGAAGCCTGGGCAGGCTTGTCTTGGGAACAACAGTGTCTATTTTGTGCAGTATAAAAT GTATGGAGAGAGACAGTGGAGAAATAAAGAGAACTGCTGGGGGATTCAAGAGTTCTTCTGTGACCTTACCAATGAAACGTCAGATATATGGGAACCTTATTATGGGAGAGTGAGGACAACTCTGGCTGGGATCCACTCAGGCTGGACCATGACACAGCGGTTCACTCCATGGTGGGAAA CAAAAATAGATCCTCCAGTCATGAGTATAACCCAAGTtaatggatctttgttggtaaatcTCCATGCTCCCAACTTACCATACAGAGACCAAAAAGGGGAAAATGTATCAATGGAATACTATGAGCTAGTATATCGAGTCTTCGTAATTaacaattcactggaaaag GAGCAAAAGGTGTATGAAGGAGCTCACAGAGTTGTTGAAATTAAAGTTCTGTCGCCTCACACCGGTTACTGCGTAGTGGCTGAGATATACCAGCCCATGTTAGGCAGAAAAAGCCAGAGAAGCCGAGAGAGATGCGTGGAAAGTCCTTGA